atttttattaataaacaaaataaaagatcAAAGATTCATTTCCTCCTTTTAGCATGTAtttactatttatttatttatataagttttatttttaattaaaaacaacatgTGCATTGTACATGCCACATTCTAGTATATATGAGCTGCAACCTTCACCAACAAGTATCATTAATATAGATAAACTGATAGATGTGGGCAGCCCCTGGAACAGCAGCAAAAGAATAGAAGACAGATTGAACATCAACAACCTCAGGCGTACAGGTGTTGCTCCTCAAATTCTGCCTTCAGACCATCTAATTGGTGCTAGGTACATTTTTCGGTAGACTAACACAAGAAGCGAAGAACAAGGTATGGTTTAGTATCCTCATTTTGTTGAACTTAAAAGAAAGTTGACAGTGTTCCCTATAGAGTTCTGGCATCTTGATGATTATGGAAAGTAACATCATTTCTAGGCATACAAAATGATAATTTACACCTAGAACAGTTTTGAATAATTTATCTGGAGACCCACAGAAGAATCAAAGAATGAATTTTAGGACAAAAAGAAAATGGTTAGAAATGGGATTGCATAACAAGCGAGTGTTGTGATTTATGGTATCAAAAGCACTAATCCTATGAACGGTGAAAATGATGTTGCACAAAGTAACCAATCAGCTGCAGCAGGGAGGGCAGCAGGGTCGCAGAGAAGTGAAGAAAGCCTTTGCTATTAGAGATTTCGAGAGGCTAATCCCCACCTCTCTACCTCATACCCACCCCACCTACAGGGAGCTGATACGAACCAGAATTGAATGTACCGTCTGCGAAAGTGCTTGGTGGTGTGAAGGAAGTCAGAAAGTTGGTGATGATCTGCAGACAAGAATcctataacttattcttcataaGCATAATATACAGTACCTCTAATACAAAGCTGCAGTTGTTTAGCATCTCTAACAGAGCAATCAAAGAAAGGAATAAAAAGTATCAGTTTGGAAAATCATACGGGTTTCAGATACAATATACAAAAGTTCAGAATCGCAATTAAAAGATAGAAGAGAAAATTTGCTATCAATCTCAGTGCCAGTTTTAACTCatataaaaccaaaagaaaaaactgCTTTCAAATACTTTTGGCCATAAATATAACCTATCTGAAAAATTACCAAAAAAATCCAGTCTCAAAAATTTCCTTAGAAATCTAGTCCAATCATCTTCGCACCTTGCCTTCAAAATCACACACCCCTAATTTTCTTTCCCAGGTAAATACGTTAAGAGTAGCCATTTATAGAAAGCACAAAATGATTCCAGTCCAATCCTTACGTTTTAACAACAACATGTAGAAAGAAAGCCTAATGCACTTCACGAGATTCAGAGATTAATTAGTAAAATCTGCACAACCTTCAGTAGTACAACGAACATTTTATGAAATTTGGTGCAACCGAGAATAGGAGAAGGGCATTTCAcctctgttttttttccccctccgtCTCAGATGAGAGCTTCGATCAGAATGGGTCTATCGCCATCCCCTTCCTccgcttcttcttgttcttcgtcatgctccctcttcttctcccctcCAACGACTCCCTCCTCGATACCCTCAACACAAGATCTCTTCCCTCCCACCTCCGTTTCCTCCCCACCCACAACCACAAGCCGATCGGAGGCCAAATCGCCTACTCCATCACCACCGACAACTACTACTTTATCTCGACCGCCTTTCCCTCGCTCCTCCTCATCTTCGACGCCGCCACCGCCCCCGCAGGAGGGATGCGATGGGGTGGCTTCGGCGGTGCCACCGCCAAGAAGGGCGTCCGGGATCTGGCCGTTGCTCGGGCCGGGGTCTTGGACGCAAGCGCCGTCGtcgctcttttcttctttttgttcttgTGTTGCGGCGGCGTTGGAGATCCGGGACCTGAGGGAGATGGCGGCGCGGGAGAAGGCTTCCATGATGGATTCGGGAGGAAGGGCGCAGTCCTCCAGTCCCGCGTCCTCGAGTCTCGGAGGGCGGATCGCCGCACCGCCGAGCACCCCTCCAAGGTCCCCTTCCATCATTCACTCGGAACAACCCCAACTTCAGGTTTCTTGCCGGCCGGTTGCTTATGTTGCGCTCAAGGTACCCGAAAGAAGTTTCGCGAAACGAGCTTCCTACCGCAGGCCACGTGTTTGTCGTCCATGCAAGTTGAGAGCTTGATTTGATAACCCAATTGTGGTGCATATGGCACGCTTTGGATGGTAGAAAATTTTAGAGGACAAAAAGGAAATTTCAATctcttcaaaaatatttttaaataaaataaaaatatttggtaaaaatttttaaaaattgttttagttttaaaaaaagttaaaaataattttttggaaaaaatttcattttggagcttttcgaAACAATACTTTTAAGTCCGATCAGAAAGCCATTTttttctaccaaaatatttataataaaatataacaattgcaCAAAATGTTCCTTTAATAactatttaatcaattttatcacgtagctataaatttattatattatgaaaaattaatttacactaataattataatattttatatctttattattttattatactataaatataatattatattacatatgttatattaaataatttaatattatattaaattattatactatactatataatattatattactgtattataataatattatatacataTTAAATTTTACCCAATATTTCTCTCAAACGGAGCCAAACTTGCGGTCCTTGTTGCTTTTATTAATGCACCCTCTCTCCATAGATGGGAAGCTGAACGAAACTCGCGTATGATCATCTCTTATGCATTTCTGGCAAGCGGTTAGAAATCAGGTGCAAGGCTTGGATTTGCCTTAAAAATAGGTAAATCTTGGCCAAACGATCACCACAAAAACATAACAGCATATAAACTTCTAACTGTTTTAAGAATTAATCTGAATGATGGAAAGGCTTGAAGAGTTCTTCTGCATGCAGTTTTCTGGCTGGAAAAAGGATGGAGAGTTCACATAATTAACCCAACTGTCTATATGATCTAATTCTTACAAATTGGGCACTGGAATGGTGGTCATCCCTCCACTCGAGAGGAGGCTCTAGATTCAACTTTTTGTTGTAGTCTCCAACATATCTAGGTTGCACTTATTAAAGTGATAAAAATCCGGAATAGTTACATTAAATGCAGTATTCTTAAAGAGAAAATAGAGTTATTCCACCATCCCATAAGAAATAATTATTTCTCAATTAATAGGATTAAATGGATTGCAAcagaaaaaaatagaacattTATAATGGatcaatttttatgaaatatctTCTACAAAAAGTAATTCCatatgctcaaatgaatttttTAGCGCAAAAAAGGTGGAATAACTGAGCTAAAAACCTTTTATTCTTCCTCATTCCTCAACCAAGCACAGCCTCCCAACGGAAGAGGGCAACAATGATTAACACCTACCAATCTGCAGATCTTCGCTGATCAATGCTTGCCTTTTTGAAAGGGAGGCTGCTTCCCCACACAGCAATAAAAGCAACCTCAATCCTCCAGGAATAAATCAAATTCTAACCTCATCATCCTCTGTCACATCCTCGCCGTGggatgattcaaatgattgtCTATCATGGTAACAATAAGACATCATCCACATGAAAGAATCATCTTcgaattcccaaaatatccggACCAACTATACAGTGAAAACAAGATAGACCACAAAGTTTCGAGTCATTATCCAAGGACAAGCAAATCTTTTACACGGTTGGAATGCAACAtccgaaaaaaaaaggaaaacctcCACAGAACAGCTAGCACCAAATTTCTTGTCTTTGGCACATGATATAAAATACAAAGTGCAGTAAATAAACTTTCCAGTATTTATTGCAGCTGCATAACAAATGGGGGAGAAAACTAAAGCTGCCTGTCTTCGTCTAGCATTCACAACCTGATGATCTTTGTTGCCGACTGCCCCCAGCCATGTCAATAGTGTCCGGAAGGTATCTTCATCAATAGAAAGACAGCGTCAGTTTGATCTTTAAACAAAAAGacacagagaaaaaaaaaacaatgcaaaAACAATGAAAGGAGGTTTATTGAGTAAAGACAATTAAGCGACCAGCTGATGAAATGTCTTAGCAAACCATTTCTCAACCATTGGCCATAGCCGCAGAAGTGCACATATAGTTTTCTGGTTCCTTTAACTTTTTCAATATATATAATTACTGCTGTacgaatatacatatatatataattacttCAATACAGACAAACACACAcagatatacacatatatacaaaaataatatgtatacatacatacacacacgcaTTCATACATATATGTGTCTATAAATATTTAATGTTAAGTCTATATTTTGGTTTGTATAGTGTAAAACAATAAACAGGAGCATCTGGAAACTCCTCAAATGGTATAAAAGACAGCTACGAGGATAGCATGCCAATGCATTGCCTCTCTAACTGGATATCAAAGCAGTGTTAGAATGGTGGGAGAAAATAAAGATCAGAAAGGTCGGAAACTAGCAATGCTTACAAAACTGGGATAACCATAAATCACCATTAAATTGATAAAAAATTCCATATATGAGCGGAATTGCAGGGTACCGCCCTTCCAACTAAATGACCAGCACACACGAGGAAGCAATTCCAGTGACTTGGTTAGAGGTCCTAGGATGCTAGCCTTCAGAAAAAAGGGACATACGAAGACCCCCAAAGTAACCCTACCAAACACCAAAACACACTTTTTCCCTTTATGCCAATAACTATTAATATGGTCGACTACTAACCTCCtcaatatatttcattgattttttctttctgttaAAATAAAACTATCTCAATGTTCAAAGAAATTATCATATAGAAATTTATTTGTTAGCAGTAAAGCTTTAGGACCCACATTTCTTCTTCTGGTTCATTCTTGAGGGCATTCTTGGCTATACACTGAAAAGCAGCTTCCACATTGAATCCTTCTTTAGCAGATGTTTCAAAGTAGGGAATGTTCCCCTTTGAAGCACACCATGCTCTTGCCTTCTTCTCTGAGACCTAAACCACAAAACGAAGGAAATTGCCAGATAAATATGTCACCTGCAGAAAGAGACAAAGCAACAGAAACATGTGCTTCCCGGTAATCTTggataaacaaagaaaagacaGATCATATTACCACTCTGCTGTTGCCACCATCCACATCTATCTTATTTCCCAGCACTACAAATGGGAAGTTTTCAGGGTCGGATGGGCTAGCCTAAAATTAAACCACAAAACTAGAACTTCAGTTGCAAGTTCTTAACTTGTGCAAAAGCTTGGTTCAGAATTAGGAAGGATTTATCACCTGAATAAGAAATTCTTCTCGCCAATTGTTCAGGTTATCAAATGATTTCATGACATTGACATCATACACAAGAACACAGCAATCTGCACCACGGTAGAATGCCACACCAAGACTTTGAAACCTTTCCTGTCCTGCTGTGTCCCAAATCTGGCAATAGATATACCAGTGTATACAGTCACCAAAAATCAATAGGAAGATATTCTGCTTTCTCAAACCACTGAGCATAAAACAAAATACCAAGAAACAAATATGGTAAATAATTTGATAGTATGACATGTAAAGCTCAATGATAAGAAAAGGAGTGCACGTCTTGATTGGAATATGGACAAGATTGGATCGATAAAAGCAAAATCCGCTAATAACATACATGTATTCTTTCAATCACCACCAGAATACTGAATTGCTGGCCGAGAAACACTTTCTTCAAGAAACATTTTAAGACAGTCCCATCCACTAACTGATTTGTACAAGCAACACCACATCAGATTTGGGAAACCAATGTGAAGAACAGGGGTTTAAATAAGCTGAATGCAAGTAAGCTGAGGCCAGCTCAAGCTCTGTTCTGATTTCCAAATGAGCTGAGAAGAACCAGGTTGAAGTTCACTCACTTTATTCCCATCTCGGGCCTGGCTAGCTTAGGTTTGACTCGTCTAGGGTTTCCCCTGCAAGTTACCCATCTCCTACCTCACTCCCCAATCTTGCAACTAGAAAACCCCAACCTAATGTAAGAACATTCAAGGCCTATGAGGTCAGGCAAAAGGAGGCCACTAATGTTAACGAACAGATAAGAGAAGAAGATAATCAACAATGAAGGCACAATCATGAAGATAAAGAGGAACAAGGCAAAGCTGAGGACATGTAATCAAGGCTGGAGATTGAAATTGAATAGATGATTGCCAGGAGGAGGAGGTAATGGTGAAGGTTGGACTCTTTGAGAGAAAAGGACTATAAGACGGCACCACTATGGAGAGTTTGAGAATGAAGAGAATGTGGTTTGGACCACTTAAGTCTCTCCCAGATTCAGCCACTAAATTTTATCTTATATTACTTACAAAATGTATTAGGTATCTGTAATTCGAGCTATAATGAACTCAGCACAAGCAAGATAGGCCTGCCAAtatttggcttttttttttgtgaattcATTGTCCTATTATGTGATTAGCATATTTGGTAATTGAGGAAACCAATTTTAAGCAGAAAACTCGGCCAAACACAAGCTGCTCATGAACAGCTTCTTCATTTGACAACCCTGGTCAAGAATAACGACccaggaaaaggaaaaatattagaaatgtATTCCAATCTTTTGACTGACATAAAGTAAAGCAATCTACAACCTCATTTCTTCAGTGACTATTTATTGTTTGTTGTTCAAATCCATTTCTCCACAAATAACTACCACTTCAGGTAACCAAAGCAACCCAGCAACTGACTCTAAAGGGGAGTATGCAATGATAAATCTGACGTCTGATGTAACTAAGACCTTAATACACTATTAGCTATAACTCTCTAGTCTTTTCATATAAGCCTTTCTTTAAAATGATTTGTTTTTTCTTTGACAGATTTACTACCCAATATATCAAAATAGTTTCATGCTTAATCAGGCTAAGCActtacaaagaaaaatgttctgAAAAAGCAATCGAAGGAATCAATATAATGgaacaaaaataagaaaaaattcactagcatgagaatggtACAAAAAAGAAACGAATATCCAGAGTAGGGAAAGGCAAAAAAGCAAGAAAGGACTGTTACAAACTTTAAGCCAAAAGAAACGGCCACAAGATCATAACAGCCTCATTTGCCGTTCTAGAAATATAAGagtgaaaggaaaaaaatattaaaaagatgCTTTCCCTCTAGGTAATACCTTTAAAAGATCCTCCCATTTTCTTTGTTAGTAATTTCCACCAATGTTGGGGCTGCAAACAATTCCAGCTACTTATTAAGAAGCTTGGCCCAAGCCTTATCCAAACTGAGCCTGAACAGTTTCCTTTAAGCTCAGCTCGAGCTTGAGTCAAGCCCGAACAAGTCTTCCATAAAATGAGCCTAAGCCCAAGCAGCCTATTACTTGCTCTGACTCTGGTCAGGTCGGGTTGGTTGCAAACCTAACCAATGCTGACAATGAAAAGTAGGTCACCGAACAAAGGGAATGCTTCTTTTTGCCACATTTATTCCTTTTTAGCAAGATTAATTGTTGAGACTCCCCTAAAAATTACCACTTAGCTAGAGATTTCCATCTTTTCTGGaactttaaaaattttgtaCCTCTTTTTTCCTGTTACACTTAAGTCCCTGAACATAACCCGTTAGTATCTATTAGAGAGAAGAGAGATTCTAGGTTTTTGATTTCCAAAATTTAATAGAACCATTGTCCTAAAGATATCTTGACAAAAGAAAGCTTGTGCAATAGTTGAACAACCTCTTTTAGTACCTCAAAAAGGAAAATTCTTAAAATAGGGCACTACAACTCTTAAACATCCTTCACACCTGAGTCAGACTTTCAGGACTGGAAGAATCAAATAACAAACTGTGGAAAATAAAGGCAAAAGATGCATGCCTTTTCACCAGTCTAGTTAAAATAAGGTATCTAGTACCCACCTTGAAATGCAAACTCAATGCAAGGATTCTTCTATTCCTCATTGCATCCTTCCATATATTCAAAAACATCCAAAAGTTGAATTAACTGCGAACTTAATCCTCCCCATATAATACTTGCATCTAATGACCATTTTCTAATAATTATTCTACTAATAGAAGTTCTGGAACTGCTCTGGAACCACTTGACAACCATCCAAGTGTCCTTCAATCTTCTAGCAAAAAGCTTCCATGGATGGACAAAATGCCTACCAATCCAACAACATTTATATCTTATCCTTTACTTACCAGAAAAACTTGCCACTCATTCATCGAAAATTTAAAAGATACTAAAACTTCACCTCCAAAGCGGTGGGAAACTTGAAAGACGGACAAAATATAAGTGAGTGACAGTTATATGGTTTGTAAGGATGATTaaggcaaagaaaaagaaaagccatGAGGAATTGGATTATCAAGTAAAATGTAAGAATCCACTTTCTCTACTTTAGATATTAGTCGATCAATATATGAAGATGTATTATGGCTGTGGTGGTCCACTCAATAATGAGAAGAAGCCTGAGAGAGTGAGTTTTTAACAAACAGTTTCACCCACATTTAGTGAGATAAATCATATTTCAAAATTAAGAAGATCAAGCATCTCTGGTTCTCTCCTCTATTATTTTTCCAAATTCTTTTAGTCATAACTGTCCAATTGATACAACCTTCTCTACTTTCTTACACAGAAATTCTTAAAAAGAATTCATACTTTACTAAGTGGAGATATTCACCAGATGTTCAGACAGTTTATGAAGAAATGAAGATATTTTTCATTCTTCCTTGTTTCTTTTCTCttattatttgtttgtttgAAAAATAAATCTAGGAACTCATAAACCATAAATTCATGGATTTGATCTACTGTAAAAATTCCTAAGATCAGATGCTGAAAAAATTGAACTCATTCAAAAATTAATCATTTATCCAACTGCATTTTAGATACTTACATGCATATACTGATATATGCAAGCGTGCGAATACATGCACATGCATATAAAGCAACTCTCCAATAACAACAAACTAGTCATGCATCTAGAAACAAGCCTTGTACATCACGGTCggcggaaccgtcccgaaccgcccagttcagggcatcccgagccgtACTAGCAGCGAACCAATATGGTTCCATCATTTAAACCAAGACCCTGTTgccagagagagagaaggagaaggaaaaagagaaaaagagagagagagagagagagagagagagagagagagagtggggaagggaggaagagggagaggaagaaaaagagaggccgtcctctctcccgttctccctctccctcgcttCTACTATGTCGATATTGGGCCGACATGGCATAGCGCGGGGTCGTAcctgttagggtttcccagtgccctagggcgcagcggaagatacgggattataaaattttcttataaaacccattatatgaaaccctaataagccaagatcgccttaatagtataaccaaataatgtagaaaatataatcttggtatagaagaatacctatcacgctatatccaatatatctgaagatgtcctaaggtgcccaaatgttcaccctccgatgttgatccacacaggaatgagttcaagactctagctccaccaaaacttgattctaattgttcaatccttccaaaggatttaattggctgattttccttcacttccttcttcctttctacctctaaaacattcactagcctttttgtcctaaagaagaccctcttgtcttgggttaggacaaaagagagaggcttgtaagaaagaagggataagggagagagaaggagaggctttttcttggatgatctttagaaccccaaggcacctccttatttataagagatggagggatgcatcataaagggatgcatcccatccacacacctcatcatgatgaggcatgtgccaagagatgcatcccatcatgatggggtgctaaggagaagggtgtatcaacttctttctcacatctccctcttaaatcctgatgatccaagggcccaaatgcagtgaaccaaagccaatggtccagatctaggcgccatctaatggtccagatcagggcatcatcatccagggtgccatccaatggtccagaagcaagatgccatcaccgatggtccagattcaggcgctgagcaacggtccagatctttcatccagagagccatccagtggtccagattcaggcgctgagcaacggtccagatctttcatc
This portion of the Phoenix dactylifera cultivar Barhee BC4 chromosome 11, palm_55x_up_171113_PBpolish2nd_filt_p, whole genome shotgun sequence genome encodes:
- the LOC103708985 gene encoding uncharacterized protein LOC103708985; the encoded protein is MMEGDLGGVLGGAAIRPPRLEDAGLEDCALPPESIMEAFSRAAISLRSRISNAAATQEQKEEKSDDGACVQDPGPSNGQIPDALLGGGTAEATPSHPSCGGGGGVEDEEERGKGGRDKVVVVGGDGVGDLASDRLVVVGGEETEVGGKRSCVEGIEEGVVGGEKKREHDEEQEEAEEGDGDRPILIEALI
- the LOC103708986 gene encoding ras-related protein Rab7, whose amino-acid sequence is MASRRRMLLKVIILGDSGVGKTSLMNQYVNKKFSNQYKATIGADFLTKEVQFEDRLFTLQIWDTAGQERFQSLGVAFYRGADCCVLVYDVNVMKSFDNLNNWREEFLIQASPSDPENFPFVVLGNKIDVDGGNSRVVSEKKARAWCASKGNIPYFETSAKEGFNVEAAFQCIAKNALKNEPEEEIYLPDTIDMAGGSRQQRSSGCEC